One Psychrobacillus glaciei genomic region harbors:
- a CDS encoding 5-carboxymethyl-2-hydroxymuconate Delta-isomerase, producing the protein MPHFIVEYTDNIKDEANLAKLFEEIHKVLIARDTIFPIGGIRSRAIELKEYRVADGAEDDAFVHVMFKIGSGRSKEIKEEVCTSLFEVIKEHFSSLMAQRYLALSMELIEFSESGTYKQNNIHVRFKK; encoded by the coding sequence TTGCCGCATTTTATTGTAGAATACACGGATAATATTAAAGATGAGGCAAATCTCGCAAAACTATTCGAGGAGATTCATAAAGTACTAATTGCTCGAGACACTATTTTTCCTATCGGTGGTATCCGTTCAAGAGCTATTGAACTAAAAGAGTACCGAGTGGCGGACGGTGCTGAGGATGACGCTTTCGTCCATGTAATGTTTAAAATTGGGTCCGGACGTTCTAAGGAAATAAAGGAAGAAGTTTGTACTTCGCTATTTGAAGTGATAAAAGAACATTTTTCTTCATTAATGGCTCAACGATATTTAGCCTTGTCCATGGAATTAATAGAATTTAGTGAATCTGGTACTTATAAGCAAAATAATATTCACGTTAGATTTAAAAAGTAG
- a CDS encoding fumarylacetoacetate hydrolase family protein has product MRKARIAYGGAIHEAIEWEGLLKLDDDRIVEENNVTWLTPIEPRTVFALGLNYADHAAELAFAAPSEPLVFLKGPNTFIGHQAYTRRPADVTYMHYECELAVIIGKTARNVKKEDAYKYVKGYSVANDYAIRDYLENYYRPNLRVKNRDTCTPFGPWIVDVKDIVDPMNLKLTTHVNNELVQEGTTADMIFDIPSIIAYLSSFMTLSENDVILTGTPKGSVDTTVGDIVITEVEGIGRLVNTIIGDESFTNR; this is encoded by the coding sequence ATGAGAAAAGCACGAATTGCATATGGGGGGGCTATCCATGAAGCGATTGAATGGGAAGGGCTTCTTAAGTTAGATGATGATCGAATAGTAGAAGAGAACAATGTAACTTGGCTTACGCCGATAGAGCCGCGTACAGTGTTTGCATTGGGACTTAACTATGCAGATCATGCAGCGGAACTTGCATTTGCCGCTCCGTCGGAACCCCTTGTGTTTTTAAAAGGACCGAATACGTTTATTGGGCACCAAGCATATACTCGTCGTCCCGCAGATGTTACCTATATGCACTATGAGTGTGAATTGGCAGTAATCATTGGCAAAACAGCTAGAAATGTAAAAAAAGAAGACGCCTATAAATATGTTAAAGGGTATAGTGTCGCCAACGATTATGCTATTAGAGATTATTTAGAAAACTATTACCGCCCCAACTTGCGAGTAAAAAATCGTGATACATGTACACCATTTGGTCCATGGATTGTCGATGTGAAAGACATTGTCGACCCAATGAATTTAAAATTGACCACTCATGTTAATAACGAACTTGTCCAAGAAGGAACGACAGCGGATATGATCTTTGATATTCCTTCGATTATTGCCTATTTAAGTAGCTTTATGACGTTGAGTGAAAATGATGTCATTCTAACTGGTACTCCTAAAGGATCTGTCGACACTACTGTAGGAGATATTGTAATCACGGAAGTAGAGGGAATTGGTCGCTTAGTAAATACCATTATCGGAGACGAATCCTTTACAAATCGATAG
- a CDS encoding fumarylacetoacetate hydrolase family protein: MSNAKMKMLEKHELELVDVNTETNTAVIGGSVLSVNEIQIDTPITGTVFGTLLNYKGEIERLGDAINDKPYNSPPIAPILYIKPVNTFNRHGAAIPMPIGITKLKMGAALGLVIGKKAVAVDEATALTYIAGYTIVNDVSVPHDSVYRPAVQHVARDGFCPIGPWIIDRHEVDNPDDLTIRVFINDKLQQENSTSNLIRPVSRLLADVTEFMTLSEGDMLLVGVPEEAPLAEVGDRIRIEIEGIGSLENVIVDETATNRGRSL; encoded by the coding sequence ATGAGCAATGCCAAGATGAAAATGTTAGAGAAACATGAATTAGAATTAGTGGATGTTAATACTGAAACCAATACAGCTGTGATTGGGGGCAGCGTTTTAAGTGTGAATGAAATTCAAATCGATACACCAATTACAGGGACAGTTTTTGGTACGCTACTAAACTATAAGGGGGAAATTGAGAGGTTAGGGGATGCAATAAATGATAAACCATATAATTCGCCGCCAATCGCCCCTATTCTTTATATTAAACCGGTAAATACATTTAACCGGCATGGCGCAGCAATCCCTATGCCAATAGGGATTACGAAACTAAAGATGGGAGCGGCACTCGGATTAGTAATAGGAAAGAAAGCTGTAGCTGTAGATGAAGCAACAGCACTGACTTATATTGCAGGTTATACGATTGTGAACGATGTCAGCGTGCCACATGATAGCGTATACCGTCCAGCAGTTCAACATGTTGCTCGTGATGGGTTTTGTCCAATCGGACCGTGGATAATCGATCGTCATGAGGTAGATAACCCCGATGATTTAACCATTCGAGTATTTATCAATGATAAGCTTCAGCAAGAAAACTCAACATCCAATTTAATTCGGCCGGTCTCACGTTTACTCGCAGATGTAACTGAGTTCATGACGTTAAGTGAGGGTGACATGTTACTAGTTGGAGTTCCTGAAGAGGCACCACTAGCCGAGGTAGGAGATAGAATCCGGATAGAAATAGAAGGTATTGGTAGTTTAGAAAACGTTATTGTTGACGAAACAGCGACCAATCGGGGGAGGTCCTTATGA
- a CDS encoding ABC transporter ATP-binding protein, translating into MLKLSQVNKLFNEATPDEKIALDQINLQLNPGDFMTVIGSNGAGKSTMLNMISGALSPDFGVIEIENKDVTKVPEYKRSQMIGRVFQDPMAGTAPTMTIEENLAMAYSRNKKRMLKKGVDKKRRELFRASLETLHLNLENRLNAKVGMLSGGERQALSLLMATFTQPSILLLDEHTAALDPSRAELITNLTKKLVEKDQLTTLMITHNMQQALDLGNRLIMMDKGQIILEIEAEEKKKLTIPKLMDEFQRIRGEKLTSDKALLSV; encoded by the coding sequence TTGCTAAAGCTCAGTCAGGTCAATAAATTATTTAATGAAGCAACTCCTGATGAAAAAATTGCTTTGGATCAAATTAATCTTCAGTTAAATCCCGGAGATTTCATGACGGTGATTGGAAGCAATGGTGCCGGAAAATCGACTATGTTAAATATGATTTCCGGGGCTCTTTCCCCTGATTTTGGTGTCATTGAAATTGAGAATAAAGACGTTACAAAAGTTCCAGAATATAAGCGTTCACAAATGATTGGAAGAGTATTTCAAGATCCAATGGCAGGCACAGCCCCTACGATGACGATTGAGGAAAACTTGGCAATGGCTTATTCGAGAAATAAAAAACGTATGCTAAAAAAGGGTGTGGACAAGAAACGACGTGAATTATTCCGTGCATCCCTTGAAACCCTTCATTTAAATCTTGAAAATCGATTGAATGCAAAAGTAGGAATGCTATCTGGTGGAGAGAGGCAAGCGCTATCTCTATTGATGGCTACTTTTACACAACCATCTATTTTGCTTTTGGATGAACATACAGCTGCACTAGATCCTTCCCGAGCAGAATTAATTACGAATTTAACAAAGAAGCTTGTTGAAAAAGATCAGCTTACCACTCTAATGATCACGCATAATATGCAACAAGCGCTCGATTTAGGCAACAGGCTTATTATGATGGATAAAGGTCAAATCATTTTAGAAATAGAAGCGGAAGAAAAGAAAAAGTTAACTATTCCTAAGCTAATGGATGAATTCCAACGCATTCGTGGCGAGAAATTAACGAGTGATAAGGCATTATTATCAGTATAA
- a CDS encoding ABC transporter permease: MFAAVFGSVEQGIIYAIMALGVYISFRVLDFPDLTVDGSFVTGAGVAATMIISGYNPVVATLVAIVIGFLAGCVTGLLHTKGKINALLSGILMMIALYSINLRIMGLTSPNSIGRPNIPLLNAETMFSKFKSFGSPLGIDTAINKFFSNLGFQYLPSTWGTLFIMIIIVLIIKFIVDWFLKTEVGLAIRATGDNKKMIRSLSANTDTLIIVGLGFSNALVAFSGALIAQYAKFADIGMGIGMIIIGLASVIIGEAIFGTKTILRTTFAVIAGAIIYRIVLGLALRVDFLDTGDMKIITAVIVIGALILPQFFEKKREKSRKAKRHAERLVEQKHSLMKEGNTVAKAQSGQ, encoded by the coding sequence ATGTTTGCAGCAGTATTTGGCTCTGTGGAGCAAGGAATCATCTATGCAATTATGGCACTTGGAGTGTATATCTCATTCCGAGTGCTAGATTTTCCAGACTTAACAGTGGACGGTAGTTTTGTAACAGGAGCAGGGGTTGCTGCTACGATGATTATCTCTGGATATAATCCGGTGGTAGCTACACTAGTTGCTATAGTTATCGGTTTTCTTGCAGGATGTGTAACTGGGCTCCTACATACAAAAGGAAAAATTAATGCGCTGCTATCCGGAATATTAATGATGATTGCCTTGTATTCCATCAATTTACGCATAATGGGGCTGACCTCTCCAAATTCCATTGGTCGTCCAAATATACCTTTATTAAATGCTGAAACAATGTTTAGTAAGTTCAAATCATTTGGAAGTCCCCTAGGTATTGATACAGCTATAAATAAATTTTTTAGTAATCTAGGGTTTCAATACTTGCCCTCCACTTGGGGTACATTGTTCATCATGATTATTATCGTTTTAATCATTAAATTTATCGTCGATTGGTTTTTGAAAACGGAAGTAGGTCTTGCGATAAGAGCTACTGGAGATAATAAGAAAATGATTCGTAGTTTATCTGCTAATACAGACACGCTTATTATTGTTGGACTTGGTTTTTCAAATGCACTTGTAGCCTTCTCTGGAGCATTGATTGCCCAGTATGCAAAATTTGCCGACATCGGAATGGGTATTGGAATGATTATTATTGGGCTCGCTTCCGTTATTATTGGTGAGGCAATTTTTGGAACAAAAACGATTCTGCGAACAACATTTGCTGTAATAGCCGGGGCGATTATTTATCGAATCGTGCTTGGACTTGCGCTTCGAGTAGATTTTCTCGATACAGGTGATATGAAAATAATTACGGCCGTTATTGTAATTGGAGCATTGATTTTACCTCAATTCTTTGAAAAGAAACGAGAAAAAAGTAGAAAAGCAAAACGTCATGCGGAACGATTAGTAGAGCAAAAGCATTCTCTAATGAAGGAGGGGAATACCGTTGCTAAAGCTCAGTCAGGTCAATAA
- a CDS encoding ABC transporter substrate-binding protein, producing the protein MKNSWKKMMAVIFSTTLILAACGDGGEKAGSSKKYKIGVTQIVEHPSLNAAYDGFKKALEDAGIDAEYDSQIAQGDNSANTTIATNLVSAKVDLIFANSTPSAQAAASATSDIPIVFTSVTDAVGAELVKSMESPGGNVTGTIDAHPDAISDTMKFLKEQLGAKKVGMVFNSGEQNSRAQVDAVKEMLKGMDMTVVEASVATSADVKQAAESLIGKVDSMYIITDNTVVSALESVISVANDNKIPVMVAEFDSVKRGGLAAYGFEYYDIGYEAGQMAVKILKGESKPADLPVQVPQNLKLVMNKKAASILGIDIKDEWKAELVE; encoded by the coding sequence ATGAAGAACAGTTGGAAAAAAATGATGGCTGTTATTTTTAGTACTACATTAATACTTGCAGCATGTGGTGATGGTGGGGAGAAGGCGGGGTCCTCGAAGAAATATAAAATAGGCGTCACTCAAATTGTAGAACACCCATCTCTTAATGCTGCTTACGATGGTTTTAAAAAGGCTTTAGAAGATGCAGGAATTGATGCAGAATATGATTCACAAATCGCTCAAGGGGATAATAGTGCTAACACAACAATAGCGACTAATCTTGTCAGTGCAAAGGTTGATCTAATATTTGCAAACTCTACTCCTAGTGCTCAAGCGGCTGCTAGTGCTACATCAGATATTCCAATCGTTTTCACATCCGTGACAGATGCCGTTGGAGCAGAACTAGTTAAATCAATGGAAAGTCCAGGAGGTAATGTAACAGGTACCATTGATGCTCATCCAGATGCGATTTCCGATACAATGAAGTTCCTAAAAGAACAATTGGGAGCAAAAAAGGTTGGAATGGTATTTAACTCAGGAGAACAAAACTCTCGTGCTCAAGTAGATGCAGTAAAAGAAATGTTAAAAGGTATGGATATGACGGTTGTGGAAGCGTCAGTTGCTACGTCAGCAGATGTGAAACAAGCAGCTGAATCATTAATTGGTAAAGTAGATTCTATGTACATCATTACAGATAATACGGTTGTTTCTGCGCTTGAATCCGTAATTTCAGTTGCAAACGACAATAAAATCCCCGTGATGGTAGCTGAGTTTGACTCTGTTAAACGAGGTGGTTTAGCTGCATACGGCTTTGAATATTACGACATAGGTTACGAAGCAGGACAAATGGCTGTCAAAATCTTAAAAGGTGAAAGTAAGCCAGCAGACTTACCTGTTCAAGTTCCACAAAATTTAAAACTGGTTATGAATAAAAAAGCGGCTTCTATTTTAGGAATCGATATTAAAGATGAATGGAAAGCTGAGCTTGTTGAATAA
- a CDS encoding dihydrolipoyl dehydrogenase family protein, whose product MVVGEISQERNLIIIGGGPGGYSAAIRAAQLGLSVTLIEQDEMGGVCLNEGCIPSKVYTHAAAKRSEISHLQELGIESTENLFDFKKLSTYKAKVIHQLRSGVESLCKVNKIEIIRGKATFLAVDKIGVEKGHQFDIFEFDQVIIATGSSPILPTTMKVKGKRTLFPHELFKLEEIPEHLIVRGQDYIALEAASSFASLGAKVSVVIDNKEGFPFDESINKELNRLFKKRKINVHKEMEHLSTNEAEDQISITFLTEKQVEEEIRGSHLFVSGTRKPNVDCLGISRFGIEQTDEGFIKIDGNMQSSIPSIYAIGDVTEGPMLAVKAIKQGKAAAAFIAGEKTEVDLTFLPTVAHTTPPIVSVGLTEQRARDMALPIRVSQFALGSNGYATITGKKDGFIKVISDSTTEIIQGIHMIGEGAVEMSGSFVQLLEMAAKEEDIKFPNYAHPGFNEGLLEVVEGLIGQAIHTAPVKKKGL is encoded by the coding sequence ATGGTTGTTGGGGAAATTAGTCAAGAACGAAATCTTATAATCATTGGAGGAGGGCCAGGTGGCTACAGTGCTGCTATACGGGCAGCGCAGTTGGGGCTCTCCGTAACACTCATTGAACAGGATGAAATGGGTGGTGTTTGTCTAAATGAAGGATGCATTCCTTCTAAAGTTTATACACATGCTGCAGCCAAACGCTCAGAAATTTCTCACTTGCAAGAACTTGGTATTGAAAGCACAGAAAACTTATTCGATTTCAAAAAGCTAAGTACTTATAAAGCTAAAGTCATCCACCAACTTAGGTCTGGCGTAGAAAGTTTATGTAAGGTAAACAAAATTGAGATAATACGAGGGAAAGCTACATTCCTCGCAGTAGACAAAATTGGTGTAGAAAAAGGACATCAATTTGATATTTTTGAATTTGATCAAGTAATTATCGCAACGGGTAGTTCCCCAATTCTACCAACTACTATGAAAGTAAAAGGGAAAAGAACTCTATTTCCGCATGAACTATTTAAATTGGAAGAGATACCGGAGCATCTTATTGTAAGAGGGCAAGATTACATTGCACTTGAAGCTGCTTCTAGTTTTGCATCATTAGGAGCAAAAGTTAGTGTAGTGATAGATAACAAAGAAGGTTTTCCTTTCGATGAATCCATTAATAAAGAATTAAATCGTTTATTTAAAAAGCGTAAAATCAACGTGCACAAAGAAATGGAACACCTTTCAACAAATGAGGCGGAAGATCAGATTTCAATAACGTTTCTGACAGAGAAACAGGTAGAAGAGGAGATTAGGGGATCTCATTTATTTGTTTCTGGAACAAGGAAACCTAATGTAGATTGTCTAGGAATAAGTCGTTTCGGAATTGAACAAACAGATGAAGGTTTCATAAAGATAGATGGAAATATGCAATCATCAATTCCTTCTATCTATGCAATTGGTGATGTAACGGAAGGCCCAATGCTTGCAGTAAAAGCAATTAAACAAGGAAAAGCTGCAGCAGCATTCATTGCAGGGGAAAAAACAGAAGTTGACCTTACCTTTTTACCTACTGTTGCGCATACAACCCCTCCAATCGTTTCTGTAGGGCTCACAGAACAAAGGGCACGAGATATGGCGTTGCCTATTCGAGTCAGTCAATTTGCTCTTGGTAGCAATGGATATGCAACGATCACTGGCAAAAAGGATGGGTTTATTAAAGTTATTTCTGATTCAACTACTGAAATCATTCAAGGCATTCATATGATTGGAGAAGGGGCAGTTGAAATGTCAGGTTCCTTTGTACAATTGCTGGAAATGGCCGCGAAAGAAGAAGATATAAAATTCCCTAACTATGCACATCCAGGATTCAACGAAGGATTACTTGAAGTGGTAGAAGGGCTAATCGGACAAGCAATTCATACTGCACCTGTTAAAAAGAAAGGTTTGTAA
- a CDS encoding dihydrolipoamide acetyltransferase family protein, protein MLEVKLHDIGEGMTEGEVIHYLVKVGDSVSTDQPLVEVQTDKMVAELTSPCSGIVKKIPIEVGETVQVGTSLLYIEVGGGTQLEQKSSIETKQVSEKKANPTLEKPPLNTFKRVLAAPYTRKIARDNNINLEEVQASDPSGRVKEEDVFRFLKGLQSEKVSVKDVKQAVAVQVTPDEIPFRGIRKKIAEKMTKSLFTIPHVTHFDEVNMTKLFEMKEQLKTSGESVSISAFLIKALVISLKDFPIFNAELDEENSRILLKKNYHIGIATNTESGLIVPVIHDADKKSIKEIHHEAKDLTKRAIDGKLQPFEMQNSTFTVSNVGPLGSTGATPIINYPETALIAFHKTKKQPIVNERDEIVIGHIMTLSMAFDHRVADGATAVKFTNRFASLIEQPHKLMMEMI, encoded by the coding sequence ATGCTAGAAGTAAAGCTGCATGATATCGGGGAAGGAATGACGGAAGGAGAAGTGATCCATTACTTAGTCAAAGTTGGAGACTCGGTAAGCACGGATCAGCCACTTGTTGAAGTACAAACAGATAAAATGGTCGCTGAACTCACATCGCCTTGCTCAGGCATTGTGAAAAAAATTCCTATTGAAGTTGGTGAAACTGTTCAGGTAGGAACAAGTTTACTCTACATTGAAGTAGGTGGGGGTACGCAGCTAGAACAAAAGTCATCGATAGAAACGAAACAAGTTTCGGAGAAAAAGGCAAATCCTACACTTGAAAAACCACCTCTTAATACTTTTAAACGAGTACTTGCTGCACCATATACACGAAAAATCGCACGAGACAACAATATAAATCTGGAAGAAGTACAAGCATCTGATCCTTCAGGAAGAGTAAAGGAAGAAGATGTTTTTCGGTTCTTAAAAGGCCTACAAAGTGAGAAGGTATCAGTAAAAGATGTGAAACAGGCAGTTGCTGTTCAAGTGACTCCTGATGAAATTCCTTTCAGAGGAATTCGTAAAAAGATTGCCGAAAAGATGACGAAATCACTCTTTACAATCCCGCATGTCACTCATTTTGATGAAGTCAATATGACAAAACTGTTTGAAATGAAGGAGCAATTGAAAACATCTGGTGAATCAGTCAGCATATCCGCATTCCTTATTAAAGCACTTGTTATTTCATTGAAGGACTTCCCAATATTCAATGCGGAACTAGATGAAGAGAATAGTAGGATACTACTTAAGAAAAACTATCATATTGGTATCGCAACAAACACGGAAAGCGGCTTAATCGTCCCTGTTATCCATGATGCCGATAAGAAATCGATTAAAGAGATTCATCATGAAGCCAAAGATTTAACAAAAAGAGCTATCGATGGAAAATTACAACCGTTTGAAATGCAAAATAGTACGTTTACAGTGAGTAATGTTGGACCACTAGGTAGTACGGGTGCAACCCCAATTATTAATTATCCTGAAACTGCACTTATTGCTTTTCACAAAACGAAAAAACAACCTATCGTCAATGAACGAGATGAAATCGTGATCGGACATATCATGACACTTTCCATGGCGTTTGACCACCGTGTTGCGGATGGTGCGACGGCCGTTAAATTTACAAATCGATTTGCAAGCCTAATTGAACAACCCCACAAACTGATGATGGAGATGATATAA
- a CDS encoding alpha-ketoacid dehydrogenase subunit beta has translation MAQLKESDQKTETTKQLTLIQAINEAMRLMLEEDERIIILGEDIGKNGGVFRATEGLQEVFGEERIVDTPLSEAGIIGTSIGLAVNGFRPVAEIQFLGFIYPAYEQIMTHVSRIRMRTMSRFTVPMVIRAPYGAGIRAPEIHSDSTEILFTHMPGIKVVCPSNPYDAKGLLIAAMEDPDPVLVLEPMKSYRAKREKVPVGKYKVEIGKGKIVREGTDVTLIAWGAMISIAEKAAEQAEKKGISCEIIDLRTLYPIDRDIIAESVQKTTRAVIIHEAHNTGGLGNDIVSIINDTAFLYLRAPIERITGFDVPVPFFALEEHYLPTPARVVEGIEKVVHF, from the coding sequence ATGGCACAATTGAAAGAGTCGGATCAAAAAACAGAAACGACGAAACAACTGACGTTAATTCAAGCGATTAATGAGGCTATGCGTTTGATGCTAGAAGAGGATGAGCGAATAATCATACTCGGTGAAGATATTGGTAAAAACGGAGGGGTGTTCCGTGCAACTGAGGGACTTCAGGAAGTGTTTGGTGAAGAACGGATAGTCGATACACCGCTTTCAGAAGCAGGGATTATCGGTACGTCAATTGGACTTGCGGTTAATGGTTTTAGACCAGTGGCAGAAATCCAATTTCTCGGTTTTATCTATCCTGCATACGAACAAATAATGACACATGTCTCGCGTATTCGAATGAGAACAATGTCCCGTTTTACTGTGCCAATGGTTATCCGAGCACCATACGGAGCAGGGATTCGTGCGCCAGAAATACATTCCGACAGTACAGAAATCTTATTCACACATATGCCAGGCATCAAGGTTGTCTGTCCATCTAATCCATACGATGCAAAGGGGTTATTGATTGCAGCGATGGAAGACCCTGATCCAGTGTTAGTTTTGGAGCCAATGAAAAGCTATCGCGCAAAAAGAGAAAAAGTACCTGTAGGGAAATATAAGGTGGAAATTGGTAAAGGAAAAATAGTGCGGGAAGGTACTGATGTAACCCTAATTGCTTGGGGAGCAATGATTTCAATTGCAGAAAAAGCAGCAGAACAGGCAGAGAAAAAAGGAATTAGTTGTGAAATTATCGATCTGCGAACATTGTATCCAATTGATCGTGACATTATAGCGGAGTCCGTGCAAAAGACGACGAGAGCGGTCATCATTCATGAAGCGCATAATACAGGTGGCCTTGGCAATGATATCGTATCGATTATTAATGATACAGCTTTCCTCTACCTCCGAGCTCCAATTGAACGTATTACGGGATTTGATGTACCGGTTCCATTCTTTGCATTAGAAGAACATTATCTACCAACACCGGCACGCGTCGTTGAAGGAATAGAAAAAGTGGTTCATTTTTAA
- the pdhA gene encoding pyruvate dehydrogenase (acetyl-transferring) E1 component subunit alpha — protein MEHNYPIKRIIDDEGLLLDASFEKQIDEQLVKDLYYHMLRVRAFDRKAINLQRQGRLGTYAPFEGQEAAQVGSALALNADDWVFPTYRDHGVTITFGKSMVQTFLYWNGRVEGCVVPPDLNIFPPAVPIATQIPHAAGAAWAEKRRGTKNVAIAYFGDGATSEGDFHEGLNFASVFKVPVVFFNQNNGYAISVPTEKQMNSATIAQKSVSYGMPGLRIDGNDCFVVYFETKKAFDHARAGNGPTLIEAVTWRKGAHTTADDPSKYRTEKQGKNFADPLARLELFMKNYGYWDDEWVQATKEKTSSEVETAVEEMEKFPPPNVEDVFNHVYAEMPAQLAEQKEAYLSHLGRQ, from the coding sequence GTGGAACATAACTATCCTATTAAAAGAATAATAGATGATGAAGGCCTTCTTTTGGATGCGAGCTTTGAAAAACAAATAGATGAACAATTGGTTAAAGATCTGTATTATCACATGTTACGAGTTCGGGCTTTTGATAGAAAAGCGATTAACTTGCAGCGACAAGGCCGTCTAGGAACTTATGCGCCTTTTGAAGGGCAGGAAGCTGCACAAGTAGGTAGCGCACTTGCATTAAATGCTGACGATTGGGTATTCCCAACTTATCGAGATCATGGTGTGACAATCACGTTTGGAAAAAGTATGGTTCAAACGTTTTTGTACTGGAATGGAAGGGTGGAAGGATGTGTAGTTCCTCCAGATCTAAATATTTTCCCGCCAGCTGTTCCAATTGCGACTCAAATCCCTCATGCCGCAGGAGCTGCCTGGGCTGAAAAGAGGAGAGGGACAAAAAATGTAGCGATAGCCTATTTTGGCGATGGTGCTACTTCGGAAGGTGATTTCCATGAAGGTTTGAATTTTGCAAGTGTGTTCAAAGTGCCAGTTGTCTTTTTTAATCAAAATAATGGGTATGCGATATCCGTTCCAACTGAAAAACAGATGAATTCTGCAACGATAGCGCAAAAATCAGTTTCTTATGGGATGCCTGGGCTGCGGATTGATGGTAATGACTGTTTTGTAGTTTATTTTGAAACGAAAAAAGCATTTGACCATGCCCGTGCCGGTAATGGGCCGACGTTAATAGAAGCGGTTACTTGGAGAAAAGGTGCACACACAACTGCGGATGATCCTTCTAAATACAGAACTGAAAAACAAGGAAAAAATTTTGCTGATCCTCTTGCACGATTAGAGTTATTTATGAAAAATTACGGCTACTGGGATGATGAGTGGGTTCAAGCTACTAAAGAAAAAACGAGTAGTGAAGTCGAAACGGCTGTAGAAGAGATGGAAAAGTTTCCGCCGCCGAATGTAGAGGACGTTTTTAATCATGTATACGCTGAAATGCCAGCTCAACTCGCTGAACAAAAAGAGGCGTACCTATCACATTTAGGGAGGCAGTAA
- a CDS encoding Leu/Phe/Val dehydrogenase translates to MIMADKLSMTKEFDLFDKMAKHEQVVFCNDPSTGLRAIIAIHNTTLGPALGGCRMQPYNSVEEALEDALRLSKGMTYKCAAADVDFGGGKAVIIGDPKTDKSPELFRAFGQFVNSLGGRFYTGTDMGTTMDDFIHAMKETNFVNGLPEEYGGGGDSSIPTAAGVLYGIKATNQLLYGSDELGRHSYAIQGLGKVGFKVATGLLEAGAHIYVTDINEESLRAIEEVAAKTPGKVQIVANDDIYSQEADIFVPCAFGGIINDTTIPMFKVKAIVGSANNQLLNDRHGKLLQEKGILYAPDYIVNSGGLIQVADELYGINHERVLAKTKHIYDAILEVYKDAASSGKTTEESANAMCEKRIANRGKQNSFFSAPKKPKWSFNKPS, encoded by the coding sequence ATGATAATGGCAGATAAATTATCAATGACAAAAGAATTTGATCTTTTCGATAAAATGGCTAAACATGAACAGGTGGTTTTTTGTAATGATCCATCCACTGGCTTACGTGCAATAATTGCAATTCATAACACAACGCTTGGACCAGCACTCGGTGGATGTCGCATGCAACCTTATAACAGCGTAGAAGAAGCGCTTGAAGATGCTCTACGTCTTTCAAAAGGAATGACGTATAAATGTGCAGCTGCGGACGTTGACTTTGGGGGAGGTAAAGCGGTTATTATTGGTGATCCTAAAACAGATAAATCACCAGAGTTATTCCGTGCGTTCGGTCAATTTGTAAACTCGCTTGGTGGACGTTTTTATACAGGGACGGATATGGGAACGACAATGGATGATTTCATTCACGCGATGAAAGAAACGAACTTTGTCAATGGGCTTCCTGAGGAATATGGAGGCGGTGGGGATTCATCTATACCAACAGCAGCCGGTGTTTTGTACGGTATTAAGGCGACCAATCAGTTGCTATATGGAAGTGACGAATTAGGGCGACATTCTTATGCCATTCAAGGCCTAGGGAAGGTTGGATTCAAAGTTGCTACTGGATTACTGGAGGCAGGTGCCCACATTTACGTAACGGATATTAACGAAGAAAGTCTGCGGGCAATTGAGGAAGTAGCAGCAAAAACACCTGGTAAAGTACAAATTGTTGCAAATGATGATATTTATTCGCAAGAAGCGGACATTTTCGTTCCATGTGCATTTGGTGGGATTATTAACGACACTACAATTCCTATGTTTAAAGTTAAAGCAATTGTAGGATCGGCAAACAATCAGTTATTAAATGATAGACATGGTAAGTTGTTGCAAGAAAAAGGGATTTTATATGCCCCAGACTATATCGTCAATTCTGGTGGTCTCATTCAAGTGGCAGATGAATTGTATGGCATTAATCATGAACGAGTGCTTGCCAAGACAAAACATATATACGATGCAATTCTAGAAGTGTATAAGGATGCTGCAAGTAGTGGGAAAACAACAGAGGAATCAGCAAATGCCATGTGTGAGAAAAGAATAGCAAACCGAGGGAAACAGAATAGTTTTTTCTCAGCACCGAAGAAACCAAAATGGTCGTTTAACAAACCATCCTGA